One window of the Azospirillum sp. TSH100 genome contains the following:
- a CDS encoding AEC family transporter: MPMSTLLSDAFAVLAPVFVVAALGYGWTRGKLPYDSAFITTFAINVSSPCLVFSALTRLHLSADVMGEIALAATLCMGLTALASIPVLLASGLSLRVYVPAMAFPNAGNLGLPVCLFAFGENGLSLAVLFYAVMSVGQFTLGPALAAGRFDLGQMARTPTIYAVALAVAIQLAGWPLPVWIGNTTTLLGNCAVPLMLFSLGVALSKLRLSGAVRALSMSAFRLAVGFAMGLLVAWAMGLTGAARGVVLVQSSMPVAVFNYLWALRYGNSPEDVAGMVLGSTAMAFIGLPALLMFVMQ, encoded by the coding sequence ATGCCGATGTCCACCCTTCTGTCCGACGCCTTCGCCGTGCTGGCCCCGGTTTTCGTGGTGGCCGCGCTCGGCTATGGCTGGACTCGGGGGAAGCTGCCTTACGACAGCGCCTTCATCACCACCTTCGCGATCAACGTGTCGTCGCCCTGCCTGGTCTTCTCCGCCCTGACCCGGCTGCACCTGTCCGCCGACGTCATGGGGGAGATCGCGTTGGCCGCCACCCTGTGCATGGGGCTGACGGCGCTGGCCTCCATCCCGGTGCTGCTGGCGTCGGGTCTGTCGCTGCGGGTCTATGTGCCGGCGATGGCCTTCCCCAACGCCGGCAACCTGGGCCTGCCGGTCTGCCTGTTCGCCTTCGGGGAAAACGGCCTCAGCCTCGCCGTGCTGTTCTATGCAGTGATGTCGGTCGGCCAGTTCACCCTGGGGCCGGCGCTGGCCGCCGGACGGTTCGACCTGGGGCAGATGGCGCGCACCCCGACGATCTACGCGGTGGCGCTGGCTGTGGCGATCCAGCTGGCCGGGTGGCCGCTGCCGGTGTGGATCGGCAACACCACCACGCTGCTGGGCAACTGCGCCGTGCCGCTGATGCTGTTCTCGCTGGGGGTGGCGCTGTCGAAGCTGCGCCTGTCCGGAGCGGTGCGGGCGCTGTCGATGTCGGCCTTCCGTCTGGCCGTCGGCTTCGCCATGGGACTGCTGGTGGCCTGGGCGATGGGGCTGACCGGGGCGGCGCGCGGCGTGGTGCTGGTGCAGAGCTCCATGCCGGTGGCGGTCTTCAACTATCTCTGGGCGCTGCGCTACGGCAATTCGCCGGAGGATGTGGCCGGCATGGTCCTGGGGTCCACCGCCATGGCCTTCATCGGCCTGCCGGCGCTATTGATGTTCGTGATGCAATAG
- a CDS encoding OsmC family protein, translating into MAHREHRYAVRLDWTGNLGTGTSSYRAYSRDHTLSAGTKPAIPATSDAAFRGDPARWNPEEMLVGSLSSCHQLWYLHLCSAAGIVVTGYSDDADGVMEEEADGGGQFTAVVLRPRVTLAPGSDAGKALALHHEAAEKCFIARSVNFPVRHEPEVEVEAEAADNGR; encoded by the coding sequence ATGGCGCACAGGGAACACCGCTACGCCGTCCGGCTCGACTGGACCGGCAATCTCGGCACCGGCACCTCGTCCTACCGGGCCTACAGTCGCGACCACACGCTGAGCGCCGGGACCAAGCCGGCAATCCCCGCCACCTCGGACGCGGCCTTCCGCGGCGATCCGGCACGCTGGAACCCGGAGGAGATGCTGGTCGGTTCCCTGTCCTCCTGCCACCAGCTCTGGTACCTGCATCTCTGTTCGGCCGCCGGGATCGTCGTCACCGGCTACAGCGACGACGCGGACGGGGTGATGGAGGAGGAGGCCGACGGCGGCGGCCAGTTCACCGCCGTGGTCCTGCGGCCGCGGGTGACCCTGGCGCCGGGATCGGACGCCGGCAAGGCGTTGGCCCTGCACCACGAGGCGGCGGAGAAATGCTTCATCGCCCGGTCCGTCAATTTCCCGGTCCGGCATGAACCGGAGGTCGAGGTCGAAGCAGAGGCGGCCGACAATGGCCGCTGA
- a CDS encoding nitroreductase: MAADPMSMPMEGAPALSVLDAVAGRRSVRAFLARPVERETVLRILDLAARAPSGSNIQPWKVHAIAGEARAALSAELLAAHEAGEPEVPEYPYYPESWREPYLGRRRAVGWALYGSIGIGKGDRERMARQHGRNWLFFGAPVGLFFTIDRDMGKGAWLDLGMFMQNVMIVARGFGLETCPQAAFCYRHAITARHLGLPDTEIIASGMALGFADWSAPENNFPTDREPAEGFTRFTGF; this comes from the coding sequence ATGGCCGCTGACCCCATGAGCATGCCGATGGAAGGTGCCCCCGCCCTGTCCGTCCTGGACGCCGTCGCCGGCCGGCGCAGCGTCCGTGCCTTTTTGGCCAGGCCGGTGGAGCGGGAGACGGTTCTGCGCATCCTCGATCTCGCCGCCCGCGCGCCGAGCGGCTCCAACATCCAGCCCTGGAAGGTCCATGCCATCGCCGGGGAGGCGCGCGCCGCCCTGTCGGCCGAGCTGCTGGCCGCCCATGAGGCGGGGGAGCCGGAAGTGCCGGAATATCCCTATTACCCGGAAAGCTGGCGCGAACCCTATCTCGGCCGCCGGCGGGCGGTCGGCTGGGCGCTCTACGGCTCCATCGGCATCGGCAAGGGCGACCGCGAGCGGATGGCGCGCCAGCATGGCCGCAACTGGCTGTTCTTCGGCGCGCCGGTCGGGCTGTTCTTCACCATCGACCGCGACATGGGCAAGGGCGCCTGGCTCGACCTCGGCATGTTCATGCAGAACGTCATGATCGTCGCCCGCGGCTTCGGGCTGGAGACCTGCCCGCAGGCCGCCTTCTGCTACCGCCACGCCATCACCGCACGGCATCTGGGCCTGCCCGATACGGAGATCATCGCCAGCGGCATGGCGCTGGGCTTCGCCGACTGGTCGGCACCGGAAAACAACTTCCCGACCGACCGCGAACCGGCCGAGGGATTCACCCGTTTCACCGGGTTCTGA
- a CDS encoding response regulator, whose translation MKILIIEDEFLIAEGVSLTLQSAGHEVTGIAEDLPTALALAGQEKPDMAFVDIKLANGSNGLDVARALKAMGIACVFATGNPPNKAQAGGAGLGYIAKPFSPRVLVQTAAFVAGLLSPCAPSAVAPNGFITL comes from the coding sequence ATGAAGATATTGATCATAGAGGACGAATTTCTGATCGCCGAGGGCGTGTCGCTGACCCTTCAGTCAGCCGGCCACGAGGTGACGGGAATCGCCGAGGATCTGCCGACCGCGCTGGCCCTGGCCGGGCAGGAGAAGCCCGACATGGCCTTCGTCGACATCAAGCTGGCCAACGGGTCGAACGGACTCGACGTCGCCCGCGCCTTGAAGGCGATGGGGATCGCCTGCGTCTTCGCCACCGGGAACCCGCCCAACAAGGCGCAGGCCGGCGGGGCCGGGCTGGGCTATATCGCCAAGCCCTTCTCGCCGCGCGTGCTGGTCCAGACCGCCGCCTTCGTCGCCGGGCTGCTGTCGCCCTGTGCGCCGTCGGCGGTGGCGCCGAACGGGTTCATCACCCTGTAG
- a CDS encoding sensor histidine kinase: MPTNTDASLARRTVRARAARVSAMLLGGLFVGFLLLVAVFLEYRRAIDWVDHTHEVISTVESLQSTLSDTESGQRGYLLLSDPAHLAAYEEGRERSRRLLDSIGSLTADNPVQQDTLKALRSLTADRLDQIAEVLRQATEDGLERALVTIREGKGASTMAGIRRLTATMRAEEDMLLARRSRHATILELLMIAYGIVFVTVIGWLGFSTVRRLERDYQAERAEGAALATALQENRILLDEVNHRVKNSLQIVANLLRTQAMRHRSQEVREELLDSSSRVLAIAEVHRRLYGEGTVYDTVELSDLIRSIAENAIPPTGGGEPAMTMAVRAPLPAPVDTAVPVALIVNELLTNSYKHAFPDGRRGTVKLDMEVAGNEVRIDVADDGIGLPDEVASNGGGFGLNTVRNLTRQLKGRLEIERLTPGTRFLLTFPMKPRTPTRA; the protein is encoded by the coding sequence ATGCCCACCAACACCGACGCCAGCCTTGCGCGCCGCACCGTGCGCGCCCGAGCCGCCAGAGTATCGGCGATGCTGCTCGGCGGCCTGTTCGTCGGTTTCCTGCTGCTCGTCGCCGTCTTCCTCGAATATCGCCGCGCCATCGACTGGGTCGACCACACCCACGAGGTCATCTCCACCGTCGAATCCCTGCAATCCACCCTGTCCGACACCGAATCCGGCCAGCGCGGATACCTGCTGTTGTCGGATCCCGCTCATCTCGCCGCCTATGAGGAGGGGAGGGAGCGCAGCCGCCGGCTGCTGGACAGCATCGGGTCGCTGACCGCCGACAATCCGGTTCAGCAGGATACCCTGAAGGCCCTGCGCTCTCTGACCGCCGACAGGCTGGACCAGATCGCCGAGGTTTTGCGCCAGGCCACCGAAGACGGGCTGGAGCGGGCACTGGTGACCATCCGCGAGGGGAAGGGCGCCAGCACGATGGCCGGGATCCGGCGCCTGACCGCCACCATGCGGGCGGAGGAGGACATGCTGCTCGCCCGGCGCAGCCGGCACGCCACCATTCTCGAATTGCTGATGATCGCCTATGGGATCGTCTTCGTCACGGTCATCGGCTGGCTCGGCTTCTCCACCGTCCGGCGGCTGGAGCGGGATTACCAGGCCGAGCGGGCGGAGGGGGCGGCGCTGGCCACGGCGTTGCAGGAGAACCGGATCCTGCTCGACGAGGTCAACCACCGGGTCAAGAACTCCCTGCAGATCGTCGCCAACCTGCTGCGGACCCAGGCGATGCGGCATCGCAGCCAGGAGGTGCGGGAGGAACTGCTGGACAGCAGCAGCCGCGTGCTGGCGATCGCCGAGGTTCATCGCCGCCTCTATGGCGAAGGGACGGTGTACGACACGGTGGAGCTGTCGGACCTGATCCGCAGCATCGCCGAGAACGCGATCCCGCCCACCGGCGGCGGCGAGCCGGCGATGACCATGGCGGTCCGGGCGCCATTGCCCGCCCCGGTCGACACCGCGGTGCCGGTGGCGCTGATCGTCAACGAACTGCTGACCAACAGCTACAAGCACGCCTTTCCCGATGGGCGGCGCGGCACGGTCAAGCTGGACATGGAGGTGGCGGGGAACGAGGTCCGCATCGACGTCGCCGACGACGGGATTGGCCTGCCGGACGAGGTTGCAAGCAACGGCGGCGGCTTCGGTCTGAACACGGTCCGCAATCTTACGCGGCAACTGAAAGGGCGTCTGGAGATCGAACGTTTGACTCCGGGGACGCGCTTCCTTTTAACTTTCCCGATGAAGCCAAGAACGCCAACCCGGGCGTGA